The nucleotide sequence TTCCAATAGGCTGGATTACAGAAGTGATATATAACTTGCATTTCATTTCAAGTATAAGGATTAAGGTCTGTCACAGTCAAACACTTTATCCTAATGTACATCTGAGAGGTTGATTTATTAAGTGCAGTTCTTAAACAGACGACTTCACCACTTGTGAAATGCTTGCCATGATGGATTAAATTTCTGACCGTCATAACTCAGCATGATCCAGACAGCTCAAACTCTTTTTCAGCTTTTCATTGAGCCTTCAGTGATTCTGACCATTCTGGGAAAAGTAattctgtttgctttcctagATTCACAGAGGACTGTAAGCAGAAAGTAAGAGCCACGGAGGGTCTAGATGTCTGTTCATCCAAGTTTAGTTTCTCTCAGGCGGTGGAGGctgtaaagagagagagtgcgAGAATGCTCTGTGATGTGCTTTTGGATCAAGCTGTCCTTCCTGGTGTGGgaaacataattaaaaatgaaGCTCTTTTCGACAGTGGTCTTAACCCTGCTGTCAAGGTACCTTTGCTTTTTCAAGTCAGAGACTAGCAATGCAAAATAGTCATTTGGATGTATTACAACCATATTTGGTTTGAAATGCTATTTTCTAATAAAATCGTATGTGCTTTTATAGGTCAATCAATTGACAAATGAACAGATTCATCATCTTGTGAAGATGACACGAGATTTCACACTCCTGTTTTATAAGGTACTTTATCTAGTGTtcaaagtaaaaatataataagTATCAAAATATGAGATGTAAGACACAAAAtagacaaaattaaaaatgtactaCAGCATTTTTAACTACAGCATATCAAGAAGTATGGGTTTTAGTTAGGCTTTAATATGCAAAAAATGCATAGTAAAAAGCTTGCAGGAAATAGAACATACATTGACTACAATTGTATCTGTTAGGATCTGTTGTTTCTCTTGTGTAGTAATATTTTACTGCCATGCTGGGCCTTTCTACATGTGTGTTATTTCTCGCCAAGCctccttaaaggggtcaaatgacactgctaaaacgaatattatcatttgttttatatgtaatgcaatgtgcatacacgatttaaggttcaaaaacactgtattttctacatactgtgcatgtttgtatctcctctttgccccgcctctctgaaatgcgcagattttttacaaagatcATTGCTCAGAACAGCGAGGTgagctatgattggccagttaaccagtgcgtagtgattggtcaaatactgcatgcGTGTgccggaaatgtaacgcctcttaccatatctggaatatcaggttccaaagcaattgtactgacaggtacgcccaccttacttgcatatacatttggggcggtcttagtcaactcataccacgaactgacatggatttgtgggggtgtggttacacgaggcgtttcaggcaggtctgggtgagcatttgcttttagatagaatgcatcttttgttcccacactttaatctttgccattttacgtgtctaatacatgcatgggcaacttataacacaccaaagacacagaaacacacgtattcgcgccatatgacccctttaaattcttATCACATCTCAGCTTTAGTTTACACTTAAAGTATAACTGTAGAACATGAAACTTCATAAAcatgatatttttaatatatcttTGAGTAAAGTGAATATTTCAATTTTGAAAacagacatcacttttggcgatgactgtattttattaatgttaatttatattatgttatgtCTAAGGTCAAAAGCTGTATTTGGAGGCAATTTTTAGTGCATAACAAAATGAACAGAACTGTAGAAAATAGCAAGAAAATTGCCAGTGAAAACTGCCCATTTCCAAGCACTGATTATATTTTCTTTCCATTTCGCCTCTAAAAAAGACTTGGAAACAAAGTTAGCAAATGCTGGAAGGGTTTTGCGATTTGTCCTCAAGCCTCCGTTACATCATTACATGTTACTTTTTCCCTGCACACATCCAGTGTAGAAAGAATGGATCCCCACTTTACAAGCAATACAAAGTGTACAAACGTCCACACTGCGGCCAATGCAGCGGAACTGTCACTGTATGTCGACTGGGAGACAATGGCAGGATGACGTACTTCTGTCAGCGCTGTCAGTCAGGTGATCCAAGTGAAGTTAACATCAGGTGAGCTGCACACTCTCTCACATACACACGCTTACAGATGGAGATCTAAACTGTCTTGTATTCCAACTTGACAGTAAACTCCCGACTCGTAACAGTTTGATTGGATGGGTGTATCAGGGTGAATCGAGTATCGATGATCATGTGGcaaagagagaggaagaggaatgGACGTGTTCCCTTTGTACTCTAATCAACCTCCCGAGCTGCAAATCCTGTGAAGCTTGTATGAGCCCCAGACCGGAAGGTAAGTTTCAGACGCAACTACAAACTTCCAAATGTAGGTCACTGTAGCCGAACAGATAGTTGTCCAAACCCAATCTAACTACCACTTAATAACTTTTTCGTAGTATCTAAAGGTCCCCCAAAGCAGACACATTCACCCATGAGTCGAGACCTGATCCGCTACCACTGCAACACTTTCAGTAAACCACTGCAGGAAGTAAAGATGAATCGCAGGGCTGCATTTGGGACCACCACTCTAGTTCTAACCAACGTCAGTGCAAAACCTGACTCTACTTTAAGTCCTGCCATTAACCAGATAAACACAGAGACAGCGAGGGGTCTGAGCCCGCTCGGCAACTGGCAGCAGAACAGTCACAGTAATAGGAATAGTGGGATGCCGTTCAAAGGCAATGAGCGCTATAAAAGAGAATCTCCGGCAGACCACAGTCAGCCTAACAAGAGAATGAGAACCACAAACGGAGCGCTTTTGGGAGGAAGCATGCAGCCCACCTGCTCTGCGAGGTAAGCCAGTTAAATTGGCCTTTAGGCAATGATGAGATGTTTTAGTGAAGTAGTGATATTTAAATTCATCTATAAAGCATAAAGAGTTTCAGGTGTAACAGATAAAAAATACCATGATTAAATTGGATGGAAAAATGTATAGTGCTTGTGATTATGGAATAAGAGGCTTCTTATCTTGCCGAAACACAGGGTCACGCAGAGTAATGATGCCTCCCTTTCCAAAACCCCCTGCTGCAAAAGTCATCACCGGCCTTGTGCCCTTAGGGTGGTCACTAAGGACGGAGAGAACAAAGGCAGACAGTTTTACACCTGCTCCCTTCCCAGAGAGACTCAGTGTAACTTCTTTGAGGTAAGAAGCAGTTTTCAAGGTTCTCCGATTACCAGGGATAATTAGTTACCTGTACAAAACGTATTAATACGTTTTATGTTTTCAACTATTTGTTAAACTGAAAAGTATAATCCCACATTTATTTGGAATCTTTTAAGCATGTATCAACAAATTCTAGAGTAAAAGTTTAATTGCCATTTTGTGCTGATTTCAAGTGTGATTTTTGCAACAGTGGGCAGACCTGCATTTTCCCATGTGTCATCATGGAAAACGAACTCTTATGAAGACCGTTCTAAAACTGGGACCAAATAATGGGCGCAACTTCTACACATGCCCAGTTAAAATGGGGAAGCAATGTAACTTTTTCCAGTGGGCTGAGAACATCTTCAATCTGCCTGGCTGCTGAATCCACACTTCtaactaaatgtattaaaatgaaaaagtgtGTACATTGTAcagtaatatatttttaataaaataaatggttgaaattcttaaaaaaatgcattaattcattttttttttttaaatatgtgttcGATCTAACAGCAGtttaatcacatttttattttttaaaaatagtgcATATAAAGCTGATCATAATACACATATCAATcaataaaaatcaacaaacaGAAGTGAAATAGGTGAACAAAAATCAGGATTTGGGTCATTAAAAACAGTCCACTTTCTCCTGTCGAGGTTTGTTTGTCTGCGAGTTGAACACCATGAAGGAGAACTGACTGAACTCAGGCAGCTTGTTGCAAGCAGCACCTTTGGATAAAATACTTAAATGATCATCTTATTCATATTCAGAGTGGGAATACAAAATTATCAATAAACGGACAATGTCTTACCGTATCCACCAGTAGTATTGGCACAAATAACAGCTCCAAAAA is from Triplophysa rosa linkage group LG13, Trosa_1v2, whole genome shotgun sequence and encodes:
- the neil3 gene encoding endonuclease 8-like 3 isoform X2, giving the protein MVEGPGCTLNGEKIRAKVQKGQKVVDIRRNETNTPSADSSSSCFQSILGCAFTGVETLGKEMFMYFGCRALRFTEDCKQKVRATEGLDVCSSKFSFSQAVEAVKRESARMLCDVLLDQAVLPGVGNIIKNEALFDSGLNPAVKVNQLTNEQIHHLVKMTRDFTLLFYKCRKNGSPLYKQYKVYKRPHCGQCSGTVTVCRLGDNGRMTYFCQRCQSGDPSEVNISKLPTRNSLIGWVYQGESSIDDHVAKREEEEWTCSLCTLINLPSCKSCEACMSPRPEVSKGPPKQTHSPMSRDLIRYHCNTFSKPLQEVKMNRRAAFGTTTLVLTNVSAKPDSTLSPAINQINTETARGLSPLGNWQQNSHSNRNSGMPFKGNERYKRESPADHSQPNKRMRTTNGALLGGSMQPTCSARVTQSNDASLSKTPCCKSHHRPCALRVVTKDGENKGRQFYTCSLPRETQCNFFEWADLHFPMCHHGKRTLMKTVLKLGPNNGRNFYTCPVKMGKQCNFFQWAENIFNLPGC
- the neil3 gene encoding endonuclease 8-like 3 isoform X1, which gives rise to MVEGPGCTLNGEKIRAKVQKGQKVVDIRRNETNTPSADSSSSCFQSILGCAFTGVETLGKEMFMYFGCRALRLHFGMNGSLRINPSERTDMKGKPPALVVQFSSDVVCFFDTTVEIRFTEDCKQKVRATEGLDVCSSKFSFSQAVEAVKRESARMLCDVLLDQAVLPGVGNIIKNEALFDSGLNPAVKVNQLTNEQIHHLVKMTRDFTLLFYKCRKNGSPLYKQYKVYKRPHCGQCSGTVTVCRLGDNGRMTYFCQRCQSGDPSEVNISKLPTRNSLIGWVYQGESSIDDHVAKREEEEWTCSLCTLINLPSCKSCEACMSPRPEVSKGPPKQTHSPMSRDLIRYHCNTFSKPLQEVKMNRRAAFGTTTLVLTNVSAKPDSTLSPAINQINTETARGLSPLGNWQQNSHSNRNSGMPFKGNERYKRESPADHSQPNKRMRTTNGALLGGSMQPTCSARVTQSNDASLSKTPCCKSHHRPCALRVVTKDGENKGRQFYTCSLPRETQCNFFEWADLHFPMCHHGKRTLMKTVLKLGPNNGRNFYTCPVKMGKQCNFFQWAENIFNLPGC